A window of Desulfovibrio desulfuricans DSM 642 contains these coding sequences:
- a CDS encoding LysE family translocator: MSVSTLIPAAFPALALAHFLALLSPGPDFFLIIGHAVRHRLRGSLLICLGIALGNALYICLAVSGWSVMRQMPALYRVLELAGAAYLAWLGFLLLRASREAANSKPSPDQPTPDQHAPSQPSHNQTGSLATGHASPLSPGRQLLTGLGSALLNPKNAVFYLTLMTVILGPSATLPQQAFAGVWMTLLVFAWDAALAAAISLPGAQRALEKRIPLIEGLAGLTLASIALWLTLRPLFA, translated from the coding sequence ATGTCTGTTTCCACACTGATCCCCGCTGCTTTTCCCGCGCTGGCTCTGGCGCACTTTCTTGCCCTGCTCAGCCCCGGCCCGGATTTTTTCCTTATTATTGGGCATGCCGTGCGGCATCGGCTGCGCGGCTCGCTGCTTATCTGCCTTGGCATCGCCCTGGGCAATGCCCTGTATATCTGCCTGGCGGTTTCCGGCTGGTCGGTCATGCGGCAGATGCCCGCCCTGTACCGGGTGCTGGAGCTTGCGGGCGCGGCCTATCTGGCATGGCTGGGCTTTTTGCTACTGCGGGCCAGCCGGGAGGCCGCCAACAGCAAGCCCTCGCCAGACCAGCCCACACCAGACCAGCACGCGCCAAGCCAACCTTCACATAACCAGACAGGCAGCCTCGCCACAGGCCATGCAAGCCCCCTCTCTCCCGGCAGACAATTGCTCACGGGACTTGGCTCTGCCCTGCTCAATCCCAAAAACGCGGTTTTTTACCTCACGCTTATGACTGTCATCCTCGGCCCCTCCGCCACCCTGCCGCAGCAGGCCTTTGCCGGAGTGTGGATGACCCTGCTGGTCTTTGCCTGGGATGCCGCCCTTGCCGCCGCCATATCGCTGCCCGGCGCGCAGCGGGCGCTGGAAAAACGTATTCCGCTTATTGAAGGGCTGGCAGGGCTGACGCTTGCCAGTATTGCCCTCTGGCTGACGCTACGGCCCCTGTTTGCCTGA
- a CDS encoding AraC family transcriptional regulator → MPPRPSAPQQTFISPDKYPYLEVRTTLQSTLPYAEHFHSAFSFGLILESGTCFTLMGQAHEALKGDIALIAPGLPHSCNPLHGKARSYLMAYFDAAWFARSICCPLGIAEAYEVTMPVVRDPALFQQGIAAMEAFCKGADDAEIRFAALFRQLQWEYGCLANSAEPVGKKMDYPLAAANILLPADIASMAGENGPPATDHAPVTSLARRAGLRRESFSRAFRRTAGLPPKAWLHCLRLEKARAMLRQGKSIADAALAAGYADQSHFHRMFVKFYSVTPGCYQRGRSHSYNTRKQK, encoded by the coding sequence ATGCCTCCCCGCCCTTCTGCCCCACAGCAAACCTTCATTTCTCCGGACAAATATCCGTATCTTGAGGTGCGCACCACGCTGCAAAGTACCCTGCCCTACGCCGAGCACTTCCATTCAGCTTTTTCTTTCGGCCTTATTCTTGAGAGCGGCACCTGCTTTACGCTCATGGGGCAAGCACACGAGGCACTCAAGGGAGACATCGCCCTGATTGCCCCCGGCCTGCCGCACAGTTGCAATCCTCTGCACGGCAAGGCGCGCAGCTACCTTATGGCCTATTTTGACGCGGCATGGTTTGCGCGCAGCATCTGCTGCCCCTTGGGCATTGCCGAAGCGTACGAAGTAACAATGCCCGTTGTGCGCGACCCGGCGCTTTTTCAGCAGGGGATTGCCGCCATGGAGGCTTTTTGCAAAGGCGCGGATGATGCGGAAATACGTTTTGCAGCGCTTTTCAGGCAGCTTCAATGGGAATACGGTTGCCTCGCCAACAGTGCGGAACCTGTTGGCAAAAAGATGGACTATCCCCTTGCCGCCGCAAACATTCTGCTGCCCGCCGACATCGCGTCCATGGCAGGTGAAAACGGCCCGCCTGCCACAGACCATGCGCCCGTTACATCTTTGGCCCGCAGGGCTGGCCTGCGGCGCGAGAGCTTTTCGCGCGCATTCCGCCGCACCGCAGGCTTGCCGCCCAAGGCGTGGCTGCACTGCCTGCGGCTGGAAAAGGCCCGCGCCATGCTGCGTCAGGGCAAGAGCATTGCAGATGCGGCCCTTGCGGCAGGCTATGCCGATCAAAGCCACTTTCACCGCATGTTTGTTAAGTTTTATTCTGTCACGCCCGGCTGTTATCAACGGGGACGGTCACATTCGTACAATACGCGCAAACAAAAATAG
- a CDS encoding molybdopterin molybdotransferase MoeA, which yields MSLYFCLRETADITAFIAGASPLQPEAVSVNAALGRVLAADMHAPVPCPSTHRSTRDGYAVRAADIAGASPAAPVLLHMTGESRMGRPCGGTLQKGEAWRVYTGSTLPEGADAVLMQEFAMLGDQSAESKDAPPVVAVSTPCAVGENILAPGADMPQGALLAQAGTRLGAHNMALLAQFFKDVPLYRKPVLGVLSTGDEFCGSAPQNGFAACRSNTNALLLEGLTASLGARCLHLGTAPDNAQALGQHLRAAVPGGPTPCDVIVVIGGSSGGKRDFSAQAIAGLPGCEICGHDQRVSSGRPLTLARMGQTAIWGLPGHSLSLALAAQVFLAPLLQRLAGQQASPQHMNRQPAVLARLGLALPMEGNAPTHYPVILRRELGRITAWPVAAGTGKTAVLRDMDGWITMPGSDDMSRGGLRRGAAVRVRLFA from the coding sequence GTGTCCCTGTATTTTTGCCTGCGGGAAACTGCGGATATTACCGCCTTTATTGCAGGAGCAAGCCCCCTGCAGCCTGAAGCTGTATCCGTAAACGCTGCCCTTGGCAGGGTGCTTGCAGCCGATATGCACGCGCCTGTTCCCTGCCCTTCCACGCACCGCTCCACACGCGATGGGTATGCGGTGCGCGCCGCAGACATTGCCGGGGCAAGCCCCGCAGCCCCGGTGCTGCTCCACATGACGGGTGAAAGCCGCATGGGCAGGCCCTGCGGCGGCACACTGCAAAAAGGCGAGGCATGGCGCGTCTACACGGGCAGTACCTTGCCCGAAGGCGCTGACGCCGTGCTTATGCAGGAATTTGCGATGCTGGGGGATCAGTCGGCAGAGTCGAAGGATGCTCCGCCAGTGGTGGCAGTTTCCACCCCGTGCGCAGTGGGGGAAAATATTCTCGCGCCTGGTGCGGACATGCCTCAGGGCGCACTGCTGGCACAGGCGGGAACGAGGCTTGGGGCGCACAATATGGCCCTGCTGGCGCAGTTTTTCAAAGATGTGCCGCTGTACCGCAAGCCCGTGCTGGGCGTGCTTTCCACTGGTGACGAATTTTGCGGTTCTGCTCCGCAGAACGGTTTTGCCGCCTGCCGGAGCAATACCAATGCCCTGCTTCTGGAGGGGTTGACCGCCTCTCTGGGCGCGCGCTGCCTGCACCTCGGCACTGCGCCGGACAATGCGCAGGCTCTGGGCCAGCATCTGCGCGCGGCCGTGCCGGGCGGCCCCACGCCCTGCGACGTTATAGTGGTTATTGGCGGTTCTTCCGGCGGCAAACGCGATTTCAGCGCACAAGCCATAGCAGGCCTGCCGGGCTGCGAGATATGCGGGCATGACCAGCGGGTAAGCAGTGGCCGCCCTCTCACCCTTGCCCGCATGGGGCAGACAGCCATATGGGGCTTGCCGGGGCATTCACTCAGCCTTGCGCTGGCTGCGCAGGTTTTTCTGGCACCGCTACTGCAAAGGCTCGCCGGGCAGCAGGCCTCGCCGCAGCATATGAACCGGCAACCCGCCGTACTGGCGCGTCTTGGCCTTGCCCTACCGATGGAGGGGAACGCCCCCACCCACTACCCCGTGATACTGCGGCGCGAGCTTGGGCGCATAACGGCCTGGCCTGTTGCCGCTGGCACTGGCAAAACCGCCGTGCTGCGCGACATGGACGGCTGGATAACCATGCCCGGCAGCGATGATATGTCCAGAGGCGGTTTGCGTCGTGGCGCAGCAGTGCGCGTGCGCCTCTTTGCCTGA
- a CDS encoding formate dehydrogenase accessory sulfurtransferase FdhD — translation MALFKNLTAGDVLPLASPPATVRSYDILTYSNGKVAPSVFLSCREQTLTMHVNGVPFVRVACSGQHLRYLVPGFLYSCGLIESLHDLAGVDVTPLPAVASGAMPPDGAEEVRVDVLLRGACCSKAAGSTEQAAPRLTITSAMGWNIPLAARKLRRMPRAEVPSWEPRVILRAAQELEERSEVFHQTGGCHNAALLNRQGMVFYCLDIGRHNAIDTLVGYMLVEGLNPADHMIISSGRIASEIAQKAVRAGVPVFASLSRAMSRAVDMARANGLTLLGNVKSGSMHIYHENGQLVLP, via the coding sequence ATGGCTTTGTTCAAAAACTTAACCGCAGGCGATGTTCTGCCGCTGGCTTCTCCCCCGGCCACGGTGCGCAGCTACGATATCCTGACCTACAGCAATGGCAAGGTTGCTCCGTCCGTATTTTTGTCGTGCCGGGAGCAGACGCTGACCATGCATGTCAACGGCGTGCCCTTTGTGCGCGTGGCCTGTTCAGGGCAGCATTTGCGCTACCTTGTGCCGGGATTTCTCTATTCCTGCGGCCTCATTGAAAGCCTGCATGATCTCGCCGGGGTGGATGTAACGCCCCTGCCTGCCGTCGCCTCCGGGGCAATGCCTCCCGATGGGGCGGAAGAAGTGCGGGTGGACGTGCTGCTGCGCGGGGCCTGCTGTAGCAAGGCGGCTGGTTCTACGGAGCAGGCCGCCCCCAGGCTCACCATCACCTCGGCCATGGGTTGGAACATTCCCCTGGCTGCCCGAAAATTGCGCCGCATGCCCCGCGCGGAAGTTCCCAGCTGGGAGCCGCGAGTCATTTTGCGGGCCGCGCAGGAGCTGGAAGAGCGCTCCGAAGTATTCCACCAGACAGGCGGCTGCCACAATGCAGCTCTGCTCAACAGGCAGGGCATGGTTTTTTATTGCCTTGATATTGGCCGCCACAACGCCATTGATACCCTCGTGGGCTACATGCTTGTGGAAGGGCTGAACCCCGCTGACCATATGATCATCAGCAGCGGGCGCATTGCCTCTGAAATCGCGCAAAAGGCCGTGCGCGCGGGCGTGCCGGTTTTTGCATCCCTTTCTCGCGCCATGTCGCGCGCCGTGGATATGGCGCGTGCAAACGGGTTGACTCTGCTGGGCAATGTAAAGTCCGGCAGTATGCACATATATCATGAAAACGGGCAGCTTGTGCTGCCGTGA